One window of Alteromonas sp. LMIT006 genomic DNA carries:
- a CDS encoding PQQ-dependent sugar dehydrogenase has translation MAILTIFLSPIKITQAANFDVQSIVSDLNNPWSIKSDAFGRYWITLMSGELVIVEQDSRQIVPLNLAELYQQGQGGLLDIVLVEVRHDAIQAIVSYAQGNAVANRLALNKIALNKVNHVWKITHQQQLFSVKDDKQTPVHYAGRLLLLPDDTLLVNSGDGFDYREDAQRVESQLGKTLRMTLEGKPVADAPFADDPYLYSLGHRNAQGLALDAIGQIWQHEHGPAGGDEVNLLMAGANYGWPIITEGKDYSGALISPIKQAAGMMSPKVNWTPSIAPSSMVYYRSDALPELSGSLLIGTLKTKTIHRIDLQNDFRETVLSLPINKRIRDITVDHQGRVLLLTDGENAQVFMLTQGQN, from the coding sequence ATGGCTATTCTGACGATTTTTTTATCTCCAATTAAAATTACACAGGCAGCAAATTTTGATGTGCAGTCTATTGTTTCTGATTTGAATAATCCATGGTCTATCAAGAGCGATGCTTTTGGTCGCTATTGGATCACGCTCATGTCTGGAGAGTTGGTGATTGTGGAGCAAGACTCCCGGCAAATTGTCCCTTTAAACTTAGCCGAACTGTATCAGCAGGGGCAAGGGGGGTTGTTGGACATCGTATTGGTTGAAGTTAGACACGATGCTATTCAAGCAATCGTGAGCTATGCTCAAGGTAATGCGGTTGCCAATCGCTTGGCATTAAACAAAATTGCCCTCAACAAAGTGAATCATGTTTGGAAAATTACCCATCAACAGCAACTGTTTAGCGTGAAAGATGATAAGCAAACGCCGGTTCATTATGCAGGGCGTTTATTATTATTACCAGATGATACCTTGCTAGTGAATTCTGGCGACGGTTTTGATTACCGAGAAGATGCGCAGCGCGTAGAATCGCAATTGGGTAAAACTTTGCGTATGACATTAGAGGGTAAACCCGTTGCAGATGCACCGTTTGCTGACGACCCATATTTGTATAGTCTTGGACATCGCAACGCACAAGGTCTAGCCTTGGATGCGATAGGACAAATTTGGCAACATGAACATGGCCCGGCAGGCGGTGACGAAGTCAATTTATTAATGGCCGGTGCCAATTATGGCTGGCCGATTATCACCGAAGGTAAAGACTACAGTGGGGCATTAATTAGCCCTATAAAACAGGCCGCAGGAATGATGTCGCCAAAGGTGAACTGGACGCCATCAATTGCGCCATCTAGTATGGTGTACTACCGTTCAGATGCGCTTCCTGAATTATCCGGAAGTCTTCTAATCGGGACGTTAAAAACCAAAACTATTCATCGTATTGATCTGCAAAATGACTTTCGTGAAACAGTTTTAAGTCTACCCATCAACAAACGCATTCGAGATATTACCGTGGATCACCAAGGCCGAGTATTGCTGCTAACTGACGGTGAAAACGCGCAGGTTTTTATGCTCACTCAAGGACAAAACTAA